Proteins encoded in a region of the Streptomyces sp. NBC_01298 genome:
- a CDS encoding HAD family hydrolase — protein MGASGEDGARQFVRYRQALVRSFPGAAVFMERMACDHEVWLITNGASRLQRLKVSLSGLDQHVARMFVSSEVGYAKPHPRFLQAVSDALTRDQTVCLVVGDSLDGDVLSALGRGWPAVHLCGDLDDGDGTRTRVSVIGDVVSPCAHGAAAS, from the coding sequence GTGGGCGCATCCGGCGAGGATGGCGCGCGGCAGTTCGTGCGGTACCGGCAAGCACTGGTGCGGTCCTTCCCGGGAGCGGCGGTGTTCATGGAGCGGATGGCTTGCGATCACGAGGTCTGGTTGATCACCAACGGGGCCTCTCGCCTGCAACGACTCAAGGTGAGCCTCAGCGGCCTAGATCAACATGTCGCCAGGATGTTCGTCTCTTCAGAGGTCGGCTATGCCAAGCCGCATCCGCGGTTCCTCCAGGCCGTGAGCGACGCGCTCACCCGCGATCAGACTGTGTGTCTTGTTGTGGGCGACAGCCTGGACGGGGATGTGCTCTCGGCGCTGGGTAGGGGATGGCCAGCGGTCCACCTCTGCGGTGACCTCGACGACGGTGACGGGACCCGGACGCGTGTCAGCGTGATCGGTGACGTTGTCTCTCCATGCGCACACGGGGCGGCCGCCTCCTGA